In the Sulfobacillus thermosulfidooxidans DSM 9293 genome, CAATGACCACCGCATTAGCATCCTGATAGAATAGTCCTTCGACCAGGGGCGTCCCCTCCACAAAACGTCCTTGGTCATTCAGAGGTTGAACGATTGGCAATTGATAGGCTTTACCAACCTCGAAGTCCTCCATTCCATGTCCAGGCGCTGTATGCACGAGGCCTGTTCCACTTTCACTGGTTACATGTTCTCCAAGAATCAGGGGGACATCGTGGTGTAAATAAGGATGTTGTGTGACTATGCCTTCTAGTTCACGTCCCGACCATGGTCCATATTTTCCTAACACGTTCCAGTCCATCAGGGCAATTAACCGATCGGTCAAGTCTTGCGCAACTAATACCCGGCCATCTTGTTCGGTCTCTAATACGACATATAGCAAATCCGGATGGAGGCTAATCGCCACATTGGCCGGAATGGTCCACGGTGTCGTCGTCCAGATTACCGCACGAGTATTGTCTGGCAATATCCCCTTCCCATCCTTAACCGGGAACGCGACATAGATGGCATCGGATTTGTGGTTATGATATTCAATTTCGCCTTCCGCTAATGCGGTTTCGCAATGCGGGCACCAATATACAGGCCGCAAATCCCGATAAATAAGCCCTTTTTCCACCATTGAGGCAAAAATTTCTAGTTCAGCGCCTTCATACTCCGGACTCATCGTGATATAAGGATGCTCCCAATCGCCCATGACCCCCAAGCGTTGGAATTCTTCGGTCATCACATGAATATAATGACGCGCCACCTCGGCACATTCTTTTCGCAATGCCAAAGAATCGATTTGATGCTGAGACACGCCAAGCTTTTTCAATGCGCGCATTTCGATTGGCAATCCATGGGTATCCCATCCCGGCACATAGGCGACATCAAACCCGGCCAACGACCAGTACCGGTTAATCATGTCTTTAAGAATTTTATTTAATGCGGTACCGGTATGAATGTCACCATTGGCATAGGGTGGGCCGTCATGCAAGACAAATTTCCTCTCATGAGCGCGTTCTTGACGTTGCAGTTGGTAAACATTATCCTTGGCCCACTTTTCCAACCACTGCGGTTCTTGTCCCGGCAAATTGGCCTTCATCGGAAAGGCTGTCTTCGGTAAACGTAATGTACTCCTGTAATCCATAATGTCCCTCCACCAAAAAAATAACGCCCCTGTCAAAAGGGACGTTGTGCCGCGGTACCACCCTCATTCCTGACACCAAGAAGGTATCAGGCTCTCAGATGCGTAACGGGCATAACCGGCTCGAACTACTATATAGGATTCGCCCGAGCACTCCTGGGGGATGAGTTCGTGGACTTCTGGACTGGCTTCCACCATCTGCTCAGTTCTCTATGCCATGAGTCCAACGACCCGTGTCCCAATCATCGTTTTCTTAAATGATAAATGTTCCCGTCAGTTAACCCTACCGAGTGGCATGGGTTTTGTGAAATCACTTCCACAAAAATCCTGTTTTCTGCAACCATTGCCTCGGTAGTCATCCTACGTTTTATCCTAAATCTCCCCGGGCATCGATTAAGACCATGGGGTCCTGTACCCAAAGAAAATCATGGTGAGAACAGACAATCGAACGTCCTACCGGACGAACCCGCTTTTATCCTCGTTCAGCATCACCTGAAACGAGGAATACACGGGCATTTGTTCAGTTATTGTAACACATTTAGGCGTGCGGGCAATCCCGCTTCGGGTTTACGATTCTACAGCAGCTTGCAATAACGGACCTTCAGTGACCAACCGCAACTGAGCCTCTAACAGACTTTTAATTTGGGCACGAAACTTTTCCGTCTCATAGCGAAGTTGAGACAACTGATTTTCCGCTTCACGCACGCGTGCTTCGGCATTGCGGATAATCTCTTCCGCTTTGGCTTCTGCTTCTCGCACAATCAGTTCAGCTTCTTTTCGCGCTGCCGCTTTCACCTCTTCTGCCGTCTGCTGCGCAATCACGAGTGTGTTTTGCAAGGTTGCTTCCAATTTACGATACTGTTCAAGACGCTCGGTCATTCCCGACGTATTTTCCTTCAATTCGTCGTTTTCTCGGATTAACGCTTCATAGTCGCGAACAATTTCATCGAGAAATTCGTTGACGTCGTCTTCATTGTATCCACGAAATCCATGTTTAAACTCTTTATTTACGATGTCTAAAGGTGTCAGTGGCATAAAATCCTCCCGCGCTTAAAACCTTGCCAAATATAAAAATAAAGTAACTAAAAGATAGGATGCAATATCCACCAGAAAAAACGCAATCAATGGCGATAAATCCAACATCCCGACTAAGGGCACCCTTCGCCGGATCGGGGCTAAAATCGGTTCAGTTAGCTGCGTTGAAATATACGTTGCTTTGTCCCACAGCCCCGCCGTCCGGGGAGGAAAAAAAGAGGCAACAATCCGGATCATCAGCACGACATAAAACACGTCTTGCAGAATATGCACAGTTTCTGCTAAGTGTGTAAAAATTATACTCACTTATTTAAGCTCCGTGTCCATCCTGGCGCTTCATCGTGATCTTCACTGGCGACTTCAACATTATTGGGGGTAACGAGAAAAATATTGTCTCCGACCCTACGTAATCCTCCATCAAGAGCATACGCAACCCCTGAGAGAAAATTCAAAAGCCGCTGACCAGCACGCTCTTCCGCCAAGTCTAAGTTGACAATAACGGGTCGACGCCCTTTAACTTGGTCGGCTATAGCCTGGCCATCTTCCAACGTTCTCGGATGCATGACTACCACCCGAAATCCGCGGGTTCCCGGCAAGCTAACTAAACTCCCCCGTTTCTTTTGCGGAACCTCATCTTCCCAATCCGAAGCGGCCGCTACTTGTTGCGTGTCTAATTCCTCTTCTTGGACTTCTTCAAGCCCGACAAAATTAAGAAACTTTCCTACAATACCTGCCTTCACGATAGCCCCTCCTCGCATCACTTAGGTTTTTGGCCTTGGGCCGAAAATCGCGGTTCCGAGTCGAATCATTGTCGTTCCCGTCTCTAGGGCCCATTCATAATCCTCAGACATGCCCATCGATAGTTCGGTAAGAGGTGCCCAAGGAAATCCCTCTTGTTGAGCAATTCGCCATAATTCGCCAGTTTCCTTCATGAGATCACGAATTTTTTTCTTTTCGTCAGAACTTTTGTCTGCTGCTGCCGGAAAAAGTGCCATCATGCCTATGAAACGCAAATTCTTCCACTGTTCGGCCTTGGCCAAAAAATGTTGGACATCCTCGAAAAACATCCCGGTTTTGCTGGGTTCCTTGCCGGCATTAATTTCAAGCATAACCGGCATTGGCGTTTTCAAGCGACGATTTAACGCGTCAGCAATGCGTTCACTGTCAATACTATCAATGGCGTCAAAAAGATCTATGGCATATTTTACCTTGTTCGTCTGCAGATGTCCAATCATATGGAGCGGAGCGGGAGGTTTCTCGGAGAATTTGTTGAGGGCTTCTTGCACTTTATTTTCTCCCAATAAATGAGCCCCGGCTTGTAAAGCAATTAACGCTTCCTCCCGGGTCCGTGTTTTGGTCACGGCCATCAGCTTTACCGTTTCCCCTGGCCGTATTCGGTGAATCATTTCGAGAATCCGTTGCACATTTTCCGTTATTTGCTCATACATATAAATCCTCCCATCCGCCCGGTGCGACCATGGTCACGACGATAGGAAAAAAATTGGTCACCGTGACAAGCCGTACACCATCGGGAAATATCAATATTGGCGTCGGGAATTCCTAATTCTACTAACTGCTGCCGATTGGCCTCCCACAAATCCAGCAAATAATGTCCCACCCGTGTCGCCACGAGCGGTGCATCTCCTCCCATTTGGGCGCGAAACTCATTAGCCACGCGTTCATCCACTTCATAACAACATGGACCAATGGAAGGGCCAATACCAATGTGGATCTGATGAAGATCGATGCCTTCCTCTTTAAGAAGCTCAATTGCTTGACGCTGCACCCCGCGTACGGTTCCTCGCCATCCCGCATGGAGAAGTCCCACGACATGATCCTGCGGTACCGCAATGAAAATGGGCACACAATCTGCGAATCCCATCCCCAGAACCACACGATCACTATGAGTCAACAGACCGTCTAATCCCGGAAGAGCTGTTCTTGATGCCATGGCACCGGCCCCGGCATCATGAGGGGACACCCATGCGACCTGGTTATGATGTACTTGCTCGGCCATGACAAGTTGTGACAGATCATGATCGATATCTGCCAAAACCCTGCGTCTATTTTCCATCACAGCTGATGGCAAGTCCCCCACATTAAAAGATATGTTTAACGTATCAAATGGAGAAAATGATACGCCCCCTTGCCGTGTAGTAAATATCGCCTGAATCCCCTCTGTGACCTGCCAACTGAGGTAGGGGGATTTATGACGGATCCAACGGGTCATAACATGGTCCTACCTTCCCTAATGTCCACTTACCGCAAGATAAGACAGCGTGTAAGGCATCCCTTTCCCCGCCGCCTTGAATATGACCCATTTATTCTAACATACCTAAGAGCCGAGACCGGGCTTGTTGCTGACATGATAAAATCGCCTCCTGAGAATGGATCGGGACGTTCTCCATTCTCATGACGAGGCGACAGTTGTATCTTAGTGAGGAACAGAAACCACAATTCGTGGAGTGGCCAAACCCATCCGTACCTCCATGATCTTATCCTTCTGGGGATGGAGCCATTTCCACCAAGATGACGTCGTGACCAATTTTTCGGATTTGCTCCCACGAAATCACGGTGTCCCGTTCACGTCCAAACAATCCTAACAAGTGACTGGAACCTAATATGATTACGGCCTTGATATGTCCGCGCTCAAGATCTAGTTCCAAGTCACCGACAAAGCCTAAACGGCGCCCGTCGGTTATATTGATGACGTCTTTGGTCCGCAACTCGGAGGTCTTCACCATATGGCATCCCCCCGCTATACCATATGAACGGAGCAAATCCCCTAGACGACAATTGAGGATACCTATTAAATCCAGCCGAGGAGATGATTGACAAAGCCCGGCAAAGACCAGCTCACACGTATATGACCGCGCAAAGAGGCGGGAACGGGATGAGGAATCCGCACAGGGAGAGCAGGCACGCTTTCAGGAACCGTTGGCGAGGACTCCGGCTCTTCAACCCCCGCTTGACCCGACGCAGGGGACACAGGAATCGCCACGGCATTGCTCATATCAATAAAACACAGCGAGGGAAATAAGACACACCACCAGTTATGACCCTGGCCTTTTCCCAAAATGACCAGCAGCGCTTGATATTTCCCGGCCGGTAACACCCAGCTTCCATAGGCTTTCGTCGGAAACTCTGTTGTGGTCAGCGACACATGCGCTTGATACGACACGTGATTGATTCGCAAAACGTCATCGGCAACGCGGGTAATGGTTTTGATATGTGATGCTAGAATAGACGCCGCTTGTTGGCGGGTCTTCGCGTGAACAAGCAAGGGATCTAAGACCGCTAAGACATGGTCCCGGACATCGAGTTTTACCGCTTGATCTACCGGATTATCCGAATTCGCAATCACCCGAAACCTGATAACGGGGGGCGGTGAAATAGAGGTTTGCGACAATTTGGCCGGGCGATTTGGCGATACTAGACCCTGACCTGGCTGAGGAGCAAGAGACCACAAAAAACTCATCGCAAACAAACTGAGGAGAATCTGCTTGATCCACATTAGATATACTTCCTCATATGATTTAACGCCGCTTTTTCGAGTCGGGACACTTGAGCCTGACTTATGCCAATCTCATCGGCGACTTCCATTTGCGTTTTCCCATCAAAAAATCGCATGGTGAGAATAAGCTTTTCCCGGTCCGTGAGACGTCTCATGGCTTCGCGAATGGCCAAACTTTCTAACCAGTTGCGATCATGATTTTTCTCATCGCTGATTTGATCCATGACAAAGATTGGATCGCCTCCGTCGTGATAAATGGGCTCGAACAAGGAAACCGGTTCTTGAATCGCATCCAGCGCGTATAACACTTCTTCGCGCGGAACACTAAGTTCTTCAGCGATTTCACTAATTGTCGGTTCTTTGGAATAGCGGTGAACTAAACCATCACGGACCTGAAGGGCTTTATATGCAATGTCCCGCAAGGAGCGGCTGACGCGAATCGGATTGTTGTCACGCAAATATCGCCGAATCTCACCAATAATCATGGGCACTGCATAGGTCGAAAATTTAACATTTTGGCTGAGATCAAAATTATCAATGGCTTTCATCAGCCCGATACATCCGACTTGAAACAGGTCATCACTATGTTCTCCTCGATTTTGAAAACGCTGGATGACCGACAGCACTAAGCGAAGATTCCCATTAATTAATTCATCCCGTGCGGTCTCATCGCCTGATTGCATGGCCTGAAACAACTCCCGCATTTTTGCATTGCCCAAAACGGGCAACTTGGCCGTATTGACACCAGGGATTTCGACTTTGTTTAATGGCATATCCCCTTTATTCCTCCCCGGAGTTGTATCAGCAACTAACTTCATTGAGAAGTATCACCAAAGGAGGAGGAGGATATACAAAAAGCTCTGGAATTTGCCAAAATTTGGCTTCCAGAGCTCATAGAGGTTATCCGTGGATGGGATCAGATGACAAAGACAGTCTATTCCATGCGGTGAAATTCCTTGCGCAGGCGTTTAATGATGCGCTTTTCTAAGCGAGAAATATACGATTGGCTAATCCCTAATGAATCGGCCACTTCTTTTTGGGTTCGTTCCACACCATCAACCAATCCAAAACGCAATTCCATAATGCGACGTTCGCGGGCATTAAGCTTGCTTAAAGCTTTTTTAAGCATGGTACGGTCCACTTCATCTTCTAAACGCTTGTAAATAATATCATTTTCTGTCCCCAACACATCAGACAGGAGCAATTCATTACCGTCCCAATCGACATTGAGCGGTTCATCAAAAGACACTTCCGAACGAGTCCGAGAATTTCGGCGGAGATACATCAAGATTTCATTCTCGATGCATTTTGATGCGTAGGTAGCGAGTTTGATTTTTTTGTCCACATTAAAGGTATTCACCGCTTTGATGAGCCCGATAGCCCCAATAGACACTAAATCCTCAATCCCAATTCCTGTGTTCTCAAACTTGCGGGCAATATAGACGACGAGTCGTAAATTGCGTTCAATTAACACGGAACGCACGCTATCTTCACCGTTGCCCAATAATGAGAGAAGGTTGGCTTCTTCATCCCCGGTAAGGGGCGGGGGCAGTGCTTCACTGGAGCCAACATAATGAATCTCGGTGGCGGATTGGTCCCAGCCGAGAATCGCGGATAAAAATTGCCGAATCCGATGAATCCACGTCGCGCCATGCGGCGATTGCCATTCTGCAATCATGCACCCACCCCTTCTTGATTTAATGTCACAATGCAGTCGGGAGAAACCAGAGCAAAATAAGAACGGTCGGCGGAAACATTAGCATTCGTTAGAGCTAACGAAACGGGAGCTAAAGGAAACCATCGTCCCTGAAATTGCCCCTGCGCCAAATCCAGAGCAACGACAGGCAAAATGCCTTGACCACCGATGGATTGATACCGAACGGTGCCTAATCGTCCTCGCCAGTCTTCCGGGACCGGGTCATGCTTCCCCGCCAAAAACGATGAGACCCATGCCAACACACTCTCCGGCAGCCATTCGATGGCTTGGCTGACTTCCAGGACAATCACAGGTCGGCGCAAGACCGGATCACGCATCCGATTACCTGAATCCCACAAGCACCGTACCGTAAGCATCTTTTCTGCAAGAACGAGACGGACCTCACCAAGTTGAGATTCACCTAAGTACTGCCGAATTCGCTGATGCGGTACAAAGCGACCAATCAGCCACAGAATAACGGGAACCGTCAGTCCAACAAGTATCCACGAGGGAAGAAAATTGTGCGGAATCCATGTGAGAACCACTAGCGCAATGCCACCAGCAAGAATTGTCATCGCGATAAAAATGACGTAGGCCTTCATCCACAAACGCCATGGCAATTTTTCCACGGCCACGATCACAACGAAGGCCGGCCATATCATCATGATTTCCCAAGGTACGGCATAGAGATTTTGTGTCAGCAAAACCCACAAGGTCGGCAAGGTTCCCAGCACGGAACCTAAAACCAAACGCCAAAGGCGGATGCGTCGATCAAGCAGCACAATGGTCACGCGTAACAGCGACCAATCCATAATGTAGCTTATAGCGAGTGTGCCTACTGCACTAACCATAGGCTCATCCCCTTTTGGCGTATTGATCAACCTTATTCGATGCATATGCGTAACATATCTGAGGTATGTCTGACGTGAAGTATTTTAAGGACAATAGATTGCAAAGACTGTCAGTTTGCCGAAGCCCTCACGAAAACTTGACGACAAAATAAGGGCCGTC is a window encoding:
- the pgeF gene encoding peptidoglycan editing factor PgeF yields the protein MTRWIRHKSPYLSWQVTEGIQAIFTTRQGGVSFSPFDTLNISFNVGDLPSAVMENRRRVLADIDHDLSQLVMAEQVHHNQVAWVSPHDAGAGAMASRTALPGLDGLLTHSDRVVLGMGFADCVPIFIAVPQDHVVGLLHAGWRGTVRGVQRQAIELLKEEGIDLHQIHIGIGPSIGPCCYEVDERVANEFRAQMGGDAPLVATRVGHYLLDLWEANRQQLVELGIPDANIDISRWCTACHGDQFFSYRRDHGRTGRMGGFICMSK
- a CDS encoding YggT family protein gives rise to the protein MSIIFTHLAETVHILQDVFYVVLMIRIVASFFPPRTAGLWDKATYISTQLTEPILAPIRRRVPLVGMLDLSPLIAFFLVDIASYLLVTLFLYLARF
- the sigE gene encoding RNA polymerase sporulation sigma factor SigE, producing the protein MIAEWQSPHGATWIHRIRQFLSAILGWDQSATEIHYVGSSEALPPPLTGDEEANLLSLLGNGEDSVRSVLIERNLRLVVYIARKFENTGIGIEDLVSIGAIGLIKAVNTFNVDKKIKLATYASKCIENEILMYLRRNSRTRSEVSFDEPLNVDWDGNELLLSDVLGTENDIIYKRLEDEVDRTMLKKALSKLNARERRIMELRFGLVDGVERTQKEVADSLGISQSYISRLEKRIIKRLRKEFHRME
- a CDS encoding sigma-E processing peptidase SpoIIGA, which gives rise to MVSAVGTLAISYIMDWSLLRVTIVLLDRRIRLWRLVLGSVLGTLPTLWVLLTQNLYAVPWEIMMIWPAFVVIVAVEKLPWRLWMKAYVIFIAMTILAGGIALVVLTWIPHNFLPSWILVGLTVPVILWLIGRFVPHQRIRQYLGESQLGEVRLVLAEKMLTVRCLWDSGNRMRDPVLRRPVIVLEVSQAIEWLPESVLAWVSSFLAGKHDPVPEDWRGRLGTVRYQSIGGQGILPVVALDLAQGQFQGRWFPLAPVSLALTNANVSADRSYFALVSPDCIVTLNQEGVGA
- the sigG gene encoding RNA polymerase sporulation sigma factor SigG encodes the protein MPLNKVEIPGVNTAKLPVLGNAKMRELFQAMQSGDETARDELINGNLRLVLSVIQRFQNRGEHSDDLFQVGCIGLMKAIDNFDLSQNVKFSTYAVPMIIGEIRRYLRDNNPIRVSRSLRDIAYKALQVRDGLVHRYSKEPTISEIAEELSVPREEVLYALDAIQEPVSLFEPIYHDGGDPIFVMDQISDEKNHDRNWLESLAIREAMRRLTDREKLILTMRFFDGKTQMEVADEIGISQAQVSRLEKAALNHMRKYI
- the spoIIR gene encoding stage II sporulation protein R, whose translation is MWIKQILLSLFAMSFLWSLAPQPGQGLVSPNRPAKLSQTSISPPPVIRFRVIANSDNPVDQAVKLDVRDHVLAVLDPLLVHAKTRQQAASILASHIKTITRVADDVLRINHVSYQAHVSLTTTEFPTKAYGSWVLPAGKYQALLVILGKGQGHNWWCVLFPSLCFIDMSNAVAIPVSPASGQAGVEEPESSPTVPESVPALPVRIPHPVPASLRGHIRVSWSLPGFVNHLLGWI
- a CDS encoding DivIVA domain-containing protein is translated as MPLTPLDIVNKEFKHGFRGYNEDDVNEFLDEIVRDYEALIRENDELKENTSGMTERLEQYRKLEATLQNTLVIAQQTAEEVKAAARKEAELIVREAEAKAEEIIRNAEARVREAENQLSQLRYETEKFRAQIKSLLEAQLRLVTEGPLLQAAVES
- a CDS encoding YggS family pyridoxal phosphate-dependent enzyme, whose translation is MYEQITENVQRILEMIHRIRPGETVKLMAVTKTRTREEALIALQAGAHLLGENKVQEALNKFSEKPPAPLHMIGHLQTNKVKYAIDLFDAIDSIDSERIADALNRRLKTPMPVMLEINAGKEPSKTGMFFEDVQHFLAKAEQWKNLRFIGMMALFPAAADKSSDEKKKIRDLMKETGELWRIAQQEGFPWAPLTELSMGMSEDYEWALETGTTMIRLGTAIFGPRPKT
- a CDS encoding YlmC/YmxH family sporulation protein, which produces MVKTSELRTKDVINITDGRRLGFVGDLELDLERGHIKAVIILGSSHLLGLFGRERDTVISWEQIRKIGHDVILVEMAPSPEG
- a CDS encoding cell division protein SepF is translated as MKAGIVGKFLNFVGLEEVQEEELDTQQVAAASDWEDEVPQKKRGSLVSLPGTRGFRVVVMHPRTLEDGQAIADQVKGRRPVIVNLDLAEERAGQRLLNFLSGVAYALDGGLRRVGDNIFLVTPNNVEVASEDHDEAPGWTRSLNK